The Caldicellulosiruptoraceae bacterium PP1 nucleotide sequence TATATTGGCCAAAACCTGTAAAAGCAGGGTGATTAATAACATCCATTACAGAATCATTTGCTGTTATTTTTTTATAATTACTGCTCACCTTTTATCTTCACCTAAATTATTTTTCTGCACGTAATTTATTGATTCATTGCTAATATTTGCAGTTTCAGAAGATGAATTGCTTTCCTTTAAAATATCCGTCTGTTCAGAAGTATTGTGTGTGAAATTGCTTGTATCGTTTTTCTGTGAAGAAATGCTGACGCATGCAGTAAAAAAGAACGCCGTCAGAGCAATAAATGTAAATACTAAAATACTTTTAACTTCATATCTCATCTACTTTCCTCAGGAAGATACAGTTGAAAGGACTTTTTAAGATCCTTCCAACTGTACAGTTAATAATTTATCTCTTTAATGAACAAATCCATTTTACGATTTCAGGATCCCTATGTGAAAAGAAAGCACTTTCTTTTTTATCCAGCGTTGCAATTTTATCCATATCTTCTGAAGAAAGCTCAAAATCAAATATGTTGAAATTTTCAACTATTCTTTCTTTGTGTACTGATTTTGGAATTGCAACAACTCCCCTTTGCGTAAGCCAACGCAATATAATTTGAGCAACTGATTTGTTGTGTTTTTCAGCCAATGACATCAGCACTTCATTTTGAAACATGTTGTTTCTGCCCTCGGCAAAAGGAGCCCAAGATTCTATTTGAACTTTGTATTCTGCCATTATTTTTTGACTGTCAATTTGTTGACAGAATGGGTGTGTTTCTATCTGATTAACCGCAGGAATTATTTCGTTATTGAGGATTAAATCAACAAGCCTGTCTGGGTAAAAGTTGCTTACTCCAATGGCTCTGACTTTCCCCTCACTGTACAGCTCCTCCATAGCACGCCATGAACCA carries:
- a CDS encoding aldo/keto reductase; the encoded protein is MQKVVLNNGVEMPILGFGVYQINDAEQCERCVYDAIETGYRLIDTAAAYGNEEAVGKAIKRSGVPREELFITTKLWVQDTGYEKTKKAFEKSLKNLQLDYLDLYLIHQPFGDVYGSWRAMEELYSEGKVRAIGVSNFYPDRLVDLILNNEIIPAVNQIETHPFCQQIDSQKIMAEYKVQIESWAPFAEGRNNMFQNEVLMSLAEKHNKSVAQIILRWLTQRGVVAIPKSVHKERIVENFNIFDFELSSEDMDKIATLDKKESAFFSHRDPEIVKWICSLKR